The window TTCCTTTTGCTTCTTCAACAGTAATTACGCCTTCTTTCTTTACTTTTCCCATTGCTTCGGCAATTAATTTTCCGACAGCACTGTCGTTGTTAGCAGAAATCGTAGCAACTTGTTCAATTTTTTTATTGTCGTCGCCTACTTTTTGTGATTGCTTTTTGAGATTTTCAACCACAGCTTGTACCGCTTTATCAATACCGCGTTTCAAATCCATTGGATTTGCACCGGCAGCTACGTTTTTCAAACCGCCTGTTACAATAGCTTGCGCTAAAACAGTTGCCGTAGTTGTTCCGTCTCCAGCAATATCAGCAGTTTTAGAAGCAACTTCTTTCAACATCTGAGCGCCCATATTCTCTACTGCATCAGATAATTCAATTTCTTTTGCAACGGTAACACCATCTTTCGTGATGCTCGGTGCACCAAATTTTTTGTCAATAATTACGTGACGACCTTTTGGTCCCAATGTAACTTTTACTGCATTTGCCAATGCGTCCACGCCTTTTTTTAAGGCATCGCGGGCTTCGAGGTTAAAGGTGATATTTTTTGCCATTTTGATTTTAGTTTTTTTATTTGATTAATATTAAATTGTTTTTTAGAGCTTCAAAAAATTATTTTTTCAAACGATAATTTGAACACTAATTTTTCGTGTTATACAATCGCGAAAATATCAGATTCGCGCATGATGAGGTATTCTTTGCCTTCAATTTGGATTTCGGTTCCAGCATATTTTCCGTAAAGCACGTGATCGCCAATTTTAACAGTTATTGGCTCGTCTTTTTTTCCTGTTCCAACAGCGATTACTTTTCCTTTTTGAGGTTTTTCTTTTGCTGTATCGGGGATAATAATTCCTCCGGCTGTTTTCTCTTCTGCTGCAGCGGCTTCTATAATTACTCTATCTGCGAGCGGTTTAATTTTTACTGTTGCCATTTTTTGAAATTTATTTTTAGGTTAGAAAATTATTTTTTTGATACGCTCTTTCTCGTCATTATTCGTGCCAATACATTTTTTGGCATTCAATCAAGACAAATTTACATCTTCTCGATTTTTTTAGGCAAAATCTGTCAGACAAAAATGACAGTCTGACATTTGTACAACAGAAAAATTATTTTTTCTTGTCGGCGGCAGGAGCTGCTCCTTTTTTTGTTCCCTCAGCAGGAGCTGCTGTAGCAGCTGGAGCGGGAATTGCATTGTTTTGGAAAGAATTGACGTTGCCCATTTCTTGCGCTTTTTTGCGCGTAACGGATTCTTGCGGAGCAGCGGTTGAATTATCTGTTGTATTGCTCGAAGAAGAGCTGAATGGTACTGAAAATAAACTCAATACTAACAATCCAATTGCAAGTGCCCAAGTTGCTTTTTCTAAAAAGTCGGTTGTTTTACGAACGCCCATCACTTGGTTAGAAGATGCGAAGGATGACGACAAACCGCCTCCTTTTGAATTTTGTACAAGAACAACCAATATCAGCACAATGCTGACAATGCTGATTAAAACTTCGATGAGTGTATTCATTTTAAATCAAAAATAAAAAATAGGGCTGCAAAGTAAATGTTTTTTATTGAGATTTCATAAAAAATAATATTTTGATGATGGAACATAAAAAAGAGCATCTGAAAATTTTTTTTTCAAAAAAAATATATATATGAAATATATATATGGAAAATGGCTGCAATAATAA of the Bacteroidia bacterium genome contains:
- the groES gene encoding co-chaperone GroES, which encodes MATVKIKPLADRVIIEAAAAEEKTAGGIIIPDTAKEKPQKGKVIAVGTGKKDEPITVKIGDHVLYGKYAGTEIQIEGKEYLIMRESDIFAIV
- the secG gene encoding preprotein translocase subunit SecG gives rise to the protein MNTLIEVLISIVSIVLILVVLVQNSKGGGLSSSFASSNQVMGVRKTTDFLEKATWALAIGLLVLSLFSVPFSSSSSNTTDNSTAAPQESVTRKKAQEMGNVNSFQNNAIPAPAATAAPAEGTKKGAAPAADKKK